A single window of Bacteroidota bacterium DNA harbors:
- a CDS encoding PEGA domain-containing protein has protein sequence MKSRILTVLALMICLLPFVGKAQFVYEVESTPDSAKVYVNGVLRGTTPCKVKFEWAEAPDSGFVFRVKKENYGDQVFAVKEKPRVIKSFKKVTLTKVFPHFDLDPESPLIEFDKLLAEFPSGKEVGVVKRGGISKPLTWDGFSRLGSDPIDVKTYDVLGTSGFNTPMKESHQLFSNENHTKKVPRFLLGAKVTKLWIDMSQSTSYYSQEVLSDVKITLEWQVFDRSTNQVVLKGTSNGVEKKKYNASEDEGVLVDAYGDALYSFIAQGKLFELIKN, from the coding sequence ATGAAATCCAGAATATTGACCGTGCTCGCCTTGATGATCTGCCTGCTTCCATTCGTCGGAAAGGCGCAGTTTGTCTATGAAGTTGAAAGCACGCCAGACTCCGCGAAGGTGTATGTGAATGGCGTTTTGCGCGGTACAACCCCTTGCAAGGTCAAATTTGAATGGGCAGAGGCTCCCGATAGCGGTTTTGTCTTCCGTGTGAAAAAGGAAAATTACGGCGATCAGGTTTTTGCTGTCAAAGAAAAACCGAGGGTGATCAAGTCATTCAAAAAGGTCACATTGACCAAGGTGTTTCCGCATTTTGACCTGGATCCCGAAAGCCCGCTGATCGAATTTGACAAGCTCTTGGCCGAATTTCCTTCGGGCAAGGAAGTGGGTGTCGTCAAGCGTGGCGGCATTTCCAAACCTTTGACCTGGGATGGATTTTCTCGTTTGGGCTCCGATCCCATCGATGTCAAAACCTACGATGTGTTGGGCACAAGTGGCTTTAACACGCCCATGAAGGAGTCACATCAGTTGTTTTCCAATGAAAACCATACCAAGAAGGTTCCCCGGTTCTTGCTGGGCGCCAAGGTGACCAAGCTTTGGATCGACATGTCGCAGTCCACATCCTATTATTCGCAGGAAGTCTTGTCGGATGTAAAAATCACACTGGAATGGCAGGTATTTGACCGCAGTACCAATCAAGTGGTTCTGAAAGGCACAAGCAACGGCGTTGAAAAGAAAAAATACAATGCCTCCGAAGACGAAGGTGTGCTCGTGGATGCCTACGGCGATGCCTTGTACAGTTTCATTGCCCAAGGAAAGCTCTTCGAATTGATCAAAAACG
- a CDS encoding DUF5011 domain-containing protein has translation MPKILQYSFPTIGLLLCLLLCLASCKPDTESPVIRLKGSDTIMGLVGMPIEEPGYIAFDKEDLDLVDEVVISGNVNMSRAGTYQRIYTVTDAAGNSAQANRTVILDISMQSLVGTFRSDNAFGACSGYGSSQITILDEANKILKISPAVGYFAQTNNYIRMHYNGSTAPQLTSVAINLPCSYYAYAGTGTGRIFNNGDSIHVFIRVTSSLYGTSTYFTADYVRVE, from the coding sequence ATGCCAAAAATCCTACAATATTCATTTCCGACGATCGGATTGTTACTGTGCCTGCTGCTCTGCTTGGCGTCGTGCAAACCCGATACTGAGTCCCCGGTGATCCGACTCAAGGGTAGCGATACGATCATGGGCCTCGTCGGCATGCCGATTGAGGAACCGGGTTACATCGCATTTGACAAGGAGGATTTGGATCTTGTGGATGAGGTTGTCATCTCAGGAAATGTGAACATGAGCCGTGCCGGTACCTACCAACGTATTTACACCGTGACCGATGCCGCCGGAAATTCGGCGCAAGCGAACCGAACTGTGATACTGGACATCAGCATGCAATCCCTCGTCGGAACCTTCAGGTCCGACAACGCGTTTGGTGCATGTTCGGGTTATGGATCTTCGCAGATCACGATCCTTGACGAGGCCAACAAGATCCTGAAGATCTCGCCAGCAGTCGGCTATTTTGCGCAGACCAACAACTACATTCGAATGCATTACAATGGTTCAACGGCCCCGCAATTGACTTCCGTTGCGATTAATCTTCCCTGTTCCTACTACGCCTATGCTGGCACTGGCACAGGAAGGATCTTTAACAACGGCGATTCGATCCACGTTTTTATTCGGGTTACTTCTTCCCTTTATGGTACCTCGACTTACTTCACAGCGGATTATGTGCGGGTGGAGTAG
- a CDS encoding DUF5011 domain-containing protein, with protein MTSKLPFLRFYCWSCLVLLGLASCTTDTEAPVLRLYGLDSVMIPRGTSFNDPGVVAFDSKDLDLRDEVVVSGDFNEAVVGTYERIYTVTDEAGNSSQIKRKISVYHGIQTADGRWSSQNTCFDCGGLGSGTATMVGDVNYGYIRISPALGSGNSSYFHLRISPTGNLTLFSADGCIYNYILGSGRISEDADSISLSLTRSGTNGQYGCSALYVRLP; from the coding sequence ATGACATCAAAACTTCCCTTTCTCCGCTTTTATTGTTGGTCTTGCCTTGTCCTACTCGGCTTGGCGTCTTGCACGACTGATACCGAGGCGCCCGTCTTGCGGCTGTATGGATTGGATTCCGTGATGATTCCCCGCGGCACGTCTTTCAATGACCCGGGGGTGGTGGCATTTGACAGCAAGGACCTTGACCTCAGAGACGAAGTTGTGGTTTCTGGTGATTTCAACGAGGCAGTCGTCGGCACCTATGAAAGAATCTACACGGTGACCGATGAGGCAGGCAACTCCTCGCAGATCAAACGCAAAATTTCCGTTTACCACGGTATCCAAACTGCCGATGGCCGATGGTCCTCCCAAAATACCTGTTTTGATTGTGGAGGGTTAGGAAGTGGCACAGCAACGATGGTGGGTGATGTTAACTACGGATACATAAGAATATCCCCAGCCTTGGGAAGCGGGAACAGTAGTTATTTCCATCTGAGAATTTCGCCAACCGGCAATTTGACCTTATTTTCTGCCGATGGTTGCATCTACAATTATATCCTCGGGTCTGGCAGGATCTCAGAAGACGCAGACTCAATTTCACTCTCCTTGACGCGTAGTGGCACCAATGGCCAATATGGCTGCTCTGCACTCTATGTTCGGTTACCCTGA
- a CDS encoding VOC family protein codes for MPLGAFSMSLNVKDLAASKLFYENLGFTSFGGGMEQNYLIMKNGNALIGLFQGMFEGNILTFNPGWDENAKNTASFTDVRDIQKHLKDKGQKLDLEADPTTKGPGSVMLTDPDGNVILIDQHR; via the coding sequence TTGCCTTTGGGCGCCTTTTCGATGAGTTTGAATGTCAAGGATTTGGCGGCTTCGAAGTTGTTTTATGAAAATCTGGGTTTCACGTCATTCGGAGGCGGAATGGAACAGAACTACCTGATCATGAAAAACGGGAATGCCCTGATCGGTTTGTTTCAGGGAATGTTTGAGGGGAATATCCTGACCTTCAACCCCGGATGGGACGAAAACGCAAAAAACACGGCTTCCTTCACTGATGTTCGCGACATTCAAAAGCACCTCAAAGACAAAGGCCAAAAATTAGACCTTGAGGCCGATCCGACGACCAAAGGTCCGGGCAGCGTGATGCTCACAGACCCCGATGGGAATGTGATTTTGATTGATCAGCACAGGTAG
- a CDS encoding IS701 family transposase encodes MAADYIEGLIKAERGKRNMERMAEELPNPNYQATQQFVTDSPWDSFAVFKLIGQQASQILNRDGWEDTMLLIDETGFLKKGDASVGVSRQYSGTAGKVDNCQVAVFASLVNALGEACLIDTRLYLPKVWADDEKRCIQAGIPGWHRMCMTKPQLALEMICEAKAAGVEFGCIGGDGLYGDNSELCMAIAEIGETFLFDVHSDQLIWLARPESRQAGAMRVDAYAASLAQEQWIEVFVRDTAKGPLRAWAHATTAWIWPPDAVEPFQWTLILRNTPGEDAIKYALTNAPEGTLTLQRMVFMQAQRYWIERCFQDAKSEMGLADYQVRKWQAWYHHMALVMMGMLFLLKERIFFQREHPLLSMRDLRLLMQALLDDNHGLFERRYEQMEQRHKQRQKDIDRRRRLRT; translated from the coding sequence TTGGCCGCCGATTATATCGAGGGCCTGATCAAGGCCGAACGCGGCAAGCGAAACATGGAGAGGATGGCCGAGGAATTACCCAACCCAAATTATCAGGCGACCCAGCAATTCGTCACCGACTCGCCATGGGATTCCTTTGCGGTGTTCAAGCTGATCGGCCAGCAGGCATCGCAAATCCTGAACAGAGATGGCTGGGAAGACACGATGCTGCTGATCGATGAGACGGGCTTCCTGAAGAAGGGTGACGCATCGGTGGGTGTTTCCCGCCAATATTCGGGTACTGCGGGCAAGGTGGACAACTGTCAGGTCGCTGTCTTTGCATCGCTTGTCAATGCCCTCGGCGAAGCCTGCCTGATCGACACGCGGCTTTATCTGCCCAAGGTTTGGGCAGACGACGAGAAGCGGTGCATCCAGGCAGGAATCCCCGGGTGGCACCGGATGTGCATGACCAAGCCGCAGTTGGCGCTGGAGATGATTTGCGAGGCCAAGGCAGCGGGCGTAGAGTTCGGGTGCATCGGCGGGGACGGCCTCTACGGGGACAATTCGGAGCTTTGCATGGCAATTGCAGAGATCGGGGAGACCTTCCTGTTCGACGTGCACTCCGACCAGCTCATTTGGCTTGCGCGCCCTGAGTCCCGCCAGGCAGGGGCCATGCGGGTTGACGCGTATGCGGCTTCGCTCGCCCAGGAGCAATGGATCGAGGTGTTCGTGCGTGACACCGCCAAGGGGCCGCTCAGGGCGTGGGCGCATGCCACGACCGCTTGGATATGGCCTCCAGACGCCGTGGAGCCATTCCAATGGACACTCATATTGCGCAATACGCCGGGCGAGGACGCCATCAAATATGCCCTCACAAATGCTCCGGAGGGCACGCTCACACTCCAGCGAATGGTCTTCATGCAAGCCCAGCGCTATTGGATCGAGCGGTGTTTCCAAGACGCCAAAAGCGAGATGGGGTTGGCCGATTACCAGGTCCGCAAGTGGCAGGCATGGTACCACCACATGGCCTTGGTCATGATGGGCATGCTCTTCTTGCTCAAGGAGCGCATCTTTTTCCAGCGCGAACACCCACTGCTGAGCATGCGCGACCTCAGGCTGCTGATGCAAGCATTGCTCGATGATAATCATGGATTATTCGAACGTCGGTACGAGCAGATGGAGCAAAGGCACAAACAAAGACAAAAGGATATCGACCGACGGCGAAGGCTGAGAACCTAA
- a CDS encoding CHAT domain-containing protein gives MNRLLVIEYFWGRKSVYALVVNGEGAIFRRLCSSESVSRSASTLASTLANWDWILTDPAGAEAVFKETGSLLSDSLLKPIFGLNPPKRLLCIPDGVLGLLPLEALPIPGKPQNGGMGAFPYLIRQTEVRYAWSAAMLLAPKPSLPSPQHKAVLAMAPMAGEAFAGKANDMRQLPESQRELTALANHCAGQYLLGNSATKEVFLREAPSYSILHLALHGKLSGMESAFSSLSFGSDSGAVPLYAWEIERLQLPADMVVLSACETGTGAVARGEGVLSLGRSFISQGANSVVTTLWKVEDKAAAQLMDNFYAALAKGQGRGAALRQAKLDYLAQADDFTAHPAFWAGFVLMGDAGVMEFEEAGNGKWDWIWWAIGPIFAVGVWIWFRRRLSSGLSSRKQYGREI, from the coding sequence GTGAACAGACTCTTGGTCATTGAATATTTCTGGGGCCGAAAATCCGTTTACGCCTTGGTCGTCAACGGGGAAGGCGCCATTTTTCGACGGTTGTGCAGCAGCGAATCCGTGTCCCGATCGGCATCCACCTTGGCATCCACGCTCGCGAATTGGGACTGGATTTTGACCGATCCCGCCGGTGCAGAGGCGGTATTCAAAGAAACAGGTTCCCTCCTCTCCGATTCCTTGCTCAAGCCGATCTTCGGTTTAAATCCACCGAAAAGGCTTTTGTGTATTCCCGACGGCGTTTTGGGATTGTTGCCCTTGGAGGCCTTGCCCATTCCCGGAAAACCACAAAATGGCGGTATGGGGGCCTTTCCGTATTTGATTCGGCAGACCGAAGTGCGGTATGCTTGGTCCGCGGCGATGTTGCTTGCACCAAAACCGAGTTTGCCCTCCCCGCAACACAAAGCCGTCCTCGCGATGGCGCCCATGGCAGGCGAAGCATTCGCTGGAAAAGCCAACGACATGCGCCAACTTCCCGAATCGCAACGGGAATTGACCGCCTTGGCCAACCATTGTGCCGGGCAATATTTGCTGGGGAATTCGGCGACGAAGGAGGTTTTCCTGCGCGAAGCGCCATCTTACAGCATTTTGCATTTGGCTTTGCACGGAAAGCTTTCGGGGATGGAATCTGCGTTTTCGAGTCTGAGTTTTGGCAGCGATTCGGGCGCGGTTCCGCTGTATGCCTGGGAAATCGAGCGGCTGCAATTGCCGGCAGACATGGTCGTCTTGAGCGCTTGCGAGACGGGCACGGGTGCGGTTGCGCGTGGCGAAGGGGTTTTGAGCCTCGGGCGCAGCTTCATCAGCCAAGGCGCCAACAGCGTGGTCACGACCCTCTGGAAAGTCGAGGACAAAGCCGCAGCCCAGCTCATGGACAACTTTTACGCCGCGCTTGCAAAGGGCCAAGGCCGGGGCGCAGCCCTGCGACAAGCCAAACTCGATTACCTCGCCCAAGCCGACGACTTCACCGCCCACCCCGCATTCTGGGCCGGATTTGTCTTGATGGGCGATGCAGGTGTGATGGAGTTTGAGGAAGCAGGCAATGGAAAATGGGACTGGATTTGGTGGGCGATCGGGCCGATTTTTGCGGTTGGGGTTTGGATTTGGTTTCGGAGGCGGCTGAGTTCGGGTTTGAGTTCGAGGAAGCAGTACGGGAGGGAAATATGA
- a CDS encoding tetratricopeptide repeat protein, producing the protein MVGSLYAQFPTATNSLEYAENTLISGDFDEALSLFLKILQSDTASEVSKSRASLGAGMCRYEMGDDLAANKFWSRAGHHAKKAGEAGKSYLAQAYSLRGSLYESWDELEIALAFCRRSLEINQTIPDLPRGDLAYAYNNIGAIYFDKADWDKAIEYYTQSHRAYLADSMEVEAALPLTNLGLAWLRKDEFAKAIECFRKAQRGVLQEGDPNLISSLYNNWGLAFVQTGKNISARAVLQKVLQLPDAPIQQVAIAEANMGFADLRDQLPELAEKWLLKALSRTEGGLSPAKRAKVLLHLCQAKLALGATEDALLSAEEGIRLLLGLDSEEKLTRESMRGTSRDARTLFQLLAARAAAYSAKGNYQAAADNYESAFEVSDQIRQNLLAQGSKLFFSAYVMPVLEAALENEWALQSISFSTSLAEAERQIARIFGFFERNKSLILQEEQQAADAMRRAGIPPEAFEAERQLQSDVDFYSLKVFEAQKANDKAAIEANEKQRFEKNTRLDELRRALDRQFPSLQSAKTDVFKPKLTDLITYAQREQTLGH; encoded by the coding sequence ATGGTTGGAAGCTTGTATGCCCAATTCCCGACCGCTACAAATAGCTTGGAATATGCGGAGAACACGTTGATTTCCGGAGATTTCGACGAGGCTCTCTCCCTATTTTTGAAGATTCTTCAAAGCGATACGGCATCAGAAGTCAGCAAAAGCAGGGCGAGTTTGGGTGCTGGAATGTGTCGCTACGAAATGGGAGACGACCTCGCTGCGAATAAGTTCTGGAGTCGGGCAGGCCACCATGCCAAGAAAGCAGGGGAAGCAGGAAAATCGTATTTGGCACAAGCCTATTCGCTGCGGGGATCACTTTACGAAAGTTGGGACGAATTGGAAATCGCTCTGGCTTTTTGCAGGCGTTCTTTGGAGATCAACCAAACGATTCCCGACCTTCCTCGAGGCGACCTCGCCTACGCCTACAACAACATCGGCGCCATCTATTTTGACAAAGCCGATTGGGACAAGGCCATCGAATACTATACGCAAAGCCATCGCGCCTATCTAGCCGACAGCATGGAGGTCGAGGCGGCATTGCCACTGACCAACCTCGGGCTCGCTTGGCTGCGCAAGGATGAATTTGCAAAGGCCATCGAATGCTTTCGCAAGGCGCAACGGGGCGTTTTGCAGGAAGGTGACCCCAATCTTATCAGCAGCCTTTACAACAATTGGGGGCTCGCCTTCGTGCAAACGGGAAAAAACATCTCTGCCCGGGCCGTGTTGCAGAAGGTATTGCAGCTTCCGGATGCGCCGATACAACAAGTCGCCATTGCAGAGGCCAATATGGGCTTTGCCGACTTGCGCGACCAACTCCCGGAACTCGCCGAAAAATGGTTGCTCAAAGCCCTCAGCCGCACAGAAGGCGGACTCAGTCCTGCCAAACGTGCAAAAGTTCTGTTGCATTTGTGCCAAGCAAAATTGGCCTTGGGGGCTACGGAAGACGCCCTGCTTTCCGCCGAAGAAGGCATTCGCTTGCTTTTGGGCCTCGATTCGGAAGAAAAATTGACCCGCGAATCGATGCGTGGGACTAGCCGCGATGCGCGGACTTTGTTTCAATTGTTGGCTGCACGTGCGGCGGCATATTCTGCGAAGGGAAACTATCAGGCGGCGGCCGACAACTACGAATCCGCATTCGAAGTCAGCGATCAAATACGCCAAAACCTGCTCGCCCAGGGTTCCAAATTGTTCTTTTCCGCATACGTGATGCCCGTTTTGGAAGCTGCACTGGAAAATGAATGGGCCCTGCAATCCATCTCGTTCAGCACCTCCCTAGCCGAAGCAGAAAGGCAAATAGCCCGCATTTTCGGCTTTTTTGAACGCAACAAGTCGCTGATTTTGCAGGAGGAACAGCAAGCTGCTGATGCCATGCGCCGTGCAGGGATTCCGCCCGAAGCTTTTGAAGCTGAACGCCAATTGCAATCCGATGTTGATTTTTATTCTTTGAAGGTATTCGAAGCCCAAAAAGCAAACGACAAGGCCGCGATCGAAGCCAATGAAAAGCAGCGCTTCGAAAAAAATACCCGTCTCGACGAATTGCGTCGTGCCCTCGACCGCCAATTTCCCTCCTTACAATCCGCCAAAACCGATGTTTTTAAGCCCAAACTCACAGACTTAATCACCTACGCCCAGCGTGAACAGACTCTTGGTCATTGA
- a CDS encoding sigma-70 family RNA polymerase sigma factor — MLQDIPFPHLFQTVYASRQFLLDTVNPWLLPPSAKIFLNFVAEIRGEATFLRSVEQLDQEILSGIRSGESKALGLLYKQHYPRIAQMVRTNSGTEDDARDLFQDAVMVLYGKAKQPDFKLSSSLFTFLFAVSRNLWLKKLRSAARQGVTIAMEVESMDETDKTEQAEWLHEARMQLYRRKFKELGQGCQDLLSMSAAGKKITEIVEKLGLSTELFARQKKFKCKEQLTRLIQGDVAYKRLLDENV; from the coding sequence ATGCTCCAAGATATTCCTTTCCCGCATTTGTTCCAAACGGTGTACGCGAGCAGGCAATTTCTGCTTGATACCGTCAATCCTTGGTTGTTACCACCGTCGGCAAAGATTTTTCTTAACTTCGTGGCTGAAATCAGGGGCGAAGCAACATTTTTGCGTAGCGTGGAGCAATTGGATCAGGAAATCTTGAGCGGAATTCGCAGTGGCGAAAGCAAGGCGCTTGGGCTGTTGTACAAGCAGCATTATCCTCGCATTGCGCAGATGGTGCGTACCAACAGCGGTACCGAAGACGATGCCCGCGACTTGTTTCAAGATGCCGTGATGGTGCTGTACGGCAAGGCAAAGCAGCCTGATTTTAAACTCAGTTCCTCGTTGTTTACCTTCCTGTTTGCCGTGTCCAGAAACCTCTGGCTGAAAAAGTTACGTTCGGCAGCGCGGCAAGGGGTAACAATCGCCATGGAAGTGGAATCAATGGATGAAACCGATAAAACCGAGCAGGCGGAATGGCTTCACGAAGCGAGGATGCAGCTCTACCGGCGGAAATTCAAGGAGCTCGGCCAAGGCTGCCAAGACCTCCTGAGCATGTCGGCGGCAGGAAAAAAGATCACGGAAATCGTGGAAAAGCTGGGTCTGAGCACGGAGCTCTTTGCAAGGCAGAAGAAATTCAAATGCAAGGAGCAACTCACGCGCCTGATTCAAGGCGATGTCGCCTACAAAAGATTGTTAGACGAAAATGTTTGA
- a CDS encoding gliding motility-associated C-terminal domain-containing protein, with protein sequence MFRKIGCLVIMVIGFFAVGGNLLAQNWNWATALGSANSMAGFGIDVDASGNSYVTGYFEGTADFGNGIVLSGAGQRDIFVVKYDPMGVAVWAKAGGMDQTDFGQEIILDGLGGVYVTGAFTDSLRLSSGMGSLIVYSAGERDVFLAKLDVNTGDAIWLTSGGGPSTDEGTSVTRIGNKMYVSGMYNGTANFGANVISSYGLSDAFVACFDEVTNLWTWALGGGSSGTDEASAICNVGGNVFVTGSYDGAVFTFGGTNLGGVGKLDGFVTKLDGNGLAIWSSYIGGANQDETPTSIASDGTDIYVTGNSSGQNRIQFRATPVIAVQPPGLGADFWTSKFSCSTGLCQWAVAQGGAEIDVSNAILVASPNSVTVAGSFENAISLAGMPFMGPGHEIFVQSLNSSTGTPNSAFTATGPGGSVIHDIALGTNCSILGTGGFDQTVNFDSVSIASSGGTNGFVAQLEQFANAAPVHNLDSAIVCSGDSVTIQIVGLNASAIWESSTDNGLTWQTIVGANVDSIRVSPIVTTLYRSTFSGPCANGMDTTWVAAGGLNPAKINGLPDSACFAGTVLQFTYAPTMPIGTLTFSTPAFSDLGGGNAVFDPAVAGPGLHHVRYDYSDSLRCRLAATDSILVYTLPSVTFSGLNPSYCVGDTSAILLSGSVAPFGTFVGSNGSLIDQANGSALFYPALCTLFDTTWVVYAIVDNNGCSALDSQWTYYSTVVADAGPDQQICQGDSVVLGSPAVVGVDYLWSASGTGWSSIAAQPSLLPNNSMTCTVVVRNGFGCTDGDTVNVSVIPFPTADAGFDQTICFGDSVHLGGTIPPGYLTDWQSNSGFQSNLPNPVTFPLQTATFHLSLADTLAGCVDSDSVLITVVLPALPANAGQDQSLTALGPINLSGSDPQPGQGLWICAPNGLSISNPQSPITTLHVSQSGSWTMVWQVTNAPCPATKDSVNITVTLTELNLPTGFSPNDDQVNDVLVFEGLSAYPNNKLHIFNRWGIELLTFAPYQSDWNGSNANGQPLVEDTYYYLLELETGNSVNRYLVLKR encoded by the coding sequence ATGTTTCGAAAAATTGGATGTCTGGTCATCATGGTCATCGGCTTTTTTGCCGTTGGAGGCAACTTGTTGGCTCAAAATTGGAATTGGGCGACTGCGCTTGGCAGTGCAAATTCGATGGCAGGCTTCGGAATTGACGTCGATGCCTCTGGCAACAGCTACGTAACAGGGTATTTTGAAGGAACCGCTGATTTTGGTAATGGGATTGTCCTCTCAGGCGCGGGACAACGGGATATTTTCGTGGTCAAATATGATCCCATGGGCGTTGCTGTCTGGGCAAAAGCTGGAGGAATGGATCAAACCGATTTTGGACAGGAGATCATCCTCGATGGTCTTGGCGGGGTTTATGTGACAGGCGCATTTACGGATTCCTTGCGCTTGTCTTCGGGAATGGGTTCGTTGATCGTTTATTCTGCAGGCGAACGCGATGTTTTTCTTGCGAAGCTCGATGTTAACACGGGCGATGCGATTTGGCTCACCTCCGGCGGCGGACCGAGTACCGATGAGGGTACCTCTGTGACACGGATCGGGAATAAAATGTATGTGTCGGGCATGTACAATGGTACCGCAAACTTCGGCGCAAACGTGATTTCAAGCTACGGCCTCAGTGATGCTTTTGTAGCTTGCTTCGACGAAGTCACAAATTTATGGACATGGGCGTTAGGTGGAGGTTCATCCGGAACGGATGAAGCATCGGCAATTTGCAACGTTGGCGGAAATGTATTTGTAACGGGATCCTATGATGGTGCCGTGTTCACATTTGGGGGAACGAACCTGGGAGGCGTTGGAAAGTTGGATGGATTTGTGACAAAGTTGGATGGAAACGGACTTGCGATTTGGTCTTCCTACATTGGTGGTGCCAATCAGGATGAAACACCGACTTCCATTGCGAGTGATGGAACCGATATCTATGTAACTGGCAATTCATCAGGTCAAAACAGGATCCAATTTAGGGCAACACCCGTCATTGCGGTTCAACCTCCTGGGCTTGGAGCGGATTTCTGGACCTCCAAATTTTCCTGTTCTACGGGACTTTGCCAATGGGCCGTTGCCCAAGGCGGCGCAGAAATCGATGTCTCCAACGCCATACTTGTTGCGAGTCCCAACAGCGTAACGGTTGCAGGGTCCTTTGAAAATGCCATCTCGCTTGCCGGAATGCCATTTATGGGGCCGGGACATGAAATTTTTGTTCAAAGTCTCAATTCCAGCACTGGAACACCCAATTCGGCCTTTACCGCAACGGGTCCTGGTGGATCGGTGATCCATGATATCGCATTGGGAACCAACTGCAGCATTTTGGGCACCGGCGGATTTGACCAAACTGTCAATTTTGATTCGGTTTCCATTGCGAGCAGCGGCGGCACCAATGGCTTTGTGGCACAATTGGAGCAATTCGCCAACGCAGCACCTGTCCACAATCTCGACAGCGCAATTGTCTGCTCCGGAGACAGCGTCACCATCCAAATTGTCGGATTAAACGCCTCGGCAATTTGGGAATCTTCTACCGACAATGGTCTGACTTGGCAAACGATCGTGGGTGCCAACGTGGATTCGATTCGGGTGAGTCCGATTGTGACAACACTTTACCGCAGCACTTTTTCCGGTCCATGTGCCAATGGCATGGACACCACGTGGGTTGCAGCAGGAGGCTTGAACCCGGCCAAAATCAATGGTTTGCCTGATAGTGCCTGCTTTGCAGGAACGGTCCTCCAATTTACCTATGCCCCGACGATGCCGATCGGAACATTGACCTTCAGCACGCCCGCATTTTCAGACCTTGGTGGCGGAAATGCCGTTTTTGACCCGGCCGTTGCGGGCCCGGGACTACACCATGTGCGGTATGATTATTCCGATTCCTTGCGATGCAGATTGGCAGCCACGGATTCGATCCTGGTCTACACATTGCCATCGGTGACCTTTTCCGGTTTAAATCCAAGCTATTGTGTTGGCGATACAAGCGCAATTTTGCTTTCAGGCAGTGTCGCACCGTTTGGAACCTTTGTCGGCAGCAACGGCAGCTTGATCGATCAAGCCAACGGCTCTGCCCTGTTTTACCCTGCACTCTGCACGCTTTTTGACACCACTTGGGTGGTCTATGCGATCGTCGACAACAACGGTTGCAGTGCCCTTGACAGTCAATGGACCTATTATTCCACGGTCGTCGCCGATGCAGGACCCGATCAACAAATCTGCCAAGGGGATTCGGTCGTATTGGGTTCGCCCGCAGTGGTCGGCGTAGATTATCTTTGGTCTGCATCGGGTACGGGTTGGTCATCGATTGCGGCGCAACCTTCCCTCCTTCCCAACAACAGTATGACCTGTACCGTTGTCGTGCGAAATGGTTTCGGATGCACCGACGGTGACACAGTCAATGTCTCCGTCATTCCGTTTCCAACTGCGGATGCGGGTTTTGACCAGACGATTTGCTTTGGCGATAGCGTACACCTTGGCGGAACGATTCCGCCGGGATATCTTACCGATTGGCAGTCCAATAGCGGTTTTCAAAGCAATCTGCCCAACCCGGTCACTTTCCCTTTGCAGACTGCAACGTTCCACCTTTCATTGGCCGATACCCTTGCAGGATGCGTGGATTCCGATTCGGTCTTGATCACGGTCGTTTTACCCGCCCTTCCTGCAAATGCCGGGCAAGATCAATCCTTGACCGCATTGGGGCCAATAAATCTCAGCGGATCAGACCCTCAGCCAGGCCAAGGCCTTTGGATTTGCGCGCCCAACGGACTTTCCATCTCCAATCCACAATCACCGATTACCACCCTTCATGTCTCGCAATCTGGAAGTTGGACCATGGTTTGGCAGGTCACCAATGCCCCCTGCCCTGCCACAAAGGACAGCGTGAACATCACCGTCACGCTCACGGAGCTCAACCTTCCCACCGGATTTTCGCCCAACGACGACCAAGTCAATGACGTGTTGGTCTTTGAAGGGCTCTCCGCATATCCCAACAACAAACTCCATATCTTCAACCGTTGGGGCATCGAATTGCTCACATTTGCGCCCTATCAAAGTGACTGGAACGGCTCAAATGCAAATGGGCAACCCTTGGTCGAGGATACATATTATTATTTGCTCGAATTGGAAACCGGCAATTCCGTCAATCGCTACCTGGTGCTCAAACGTTGA